A window of Myxococcus fulvus genomic DNA:
TGGTGGGAACGGAGCCGCGCACGGAAGGACTCCGAGCCGCCCGGAGAAAGCAACGCGCCGAGCTCCTCGCTGCCGCTGAGCGCCGCCTGCCGCTCCAGGAACGGACGGCTCAGCCGTGTCAGCTCCAGCTCTTCCGTCAGCCAGTGACCCAGCGGCAGGGTCTTCCCATCACGCGTCACCGGCTCCGAGGCATCGAGGCGCAGCGTGGTCAACACCGCCTCCACCAACTCGGGAGCATTCGGTGCCCACACGCCGAGCGCATCGCCCGGGGTGTATTCGAGGCCCGAGCCCTCCAGCGACAGCTCCACGTGACGGACGTCCTTGAGCGCGCCGCGCCCCGTGATTCGCTGGTTGGCCAGCACGGGTGCGGCGAACGGAGCCAGCTTGCTGACGACGGCGGCGGCGGGCACGCCCCGCAGGGGGACGATGGTGGCGACGACGGGCGTTCGAGGCTCCAGCGCTTCCCGCGCGCGCTCCAGGGTCTGGTCCAGCCAGCCTGTGGCCACGGGCTCGAAGTCCAGGTCGCAGTCCGCGCGCGCCGCCAGCCGCGAAGCGCCCAGCTCCGCCAGTCGCTCGTCGAGCTGTCGCCCCACCTCGCAGAACTTCGGATAGCTGGAGTCACCCAGTCCGAGCACCGCGTAGCGCAGCCCCTCCAACCTGGGTGCCCGCTTGCCCAGGAGGTGCTCGCAGAATCCGCGCGCGTCGTCGGGCGGGTCTCCATCGCCCTGCGTGCTGATGACCACGACGAGCAGCTTCTCGCGAGCCAGCTCGCGCACCGGATACTCGCTGGCCCTCACCAGCCGCACCGGCAGACCGGCGCGCTCCGTCTGCTGCTTGAAGCGCTCGGCGAGCAGGCGGCTGTTCCCCGTCTGCGTCCCGTAGACGATGGTGAGCGGCGCGGCGGACGTCTCCGCCGGCGGCGCCACGGAAGCCACGGGCTGCACGCTGGCCGCACGTGTCGCGAGCCCCGCGGCGTAGCCACTCAGCCAGTGCAGGGCCGAGGCATCCAGCCCCTCCACCAGCCGCAGCAACTGCGTGCCGCGCTCCGCGCCGAGAAGCGCATCGAGGAAGGGCGGTGTCGAAGTCAGGCTCTCTGGAGACGAGACGCTCATGTCCCGGCCTCCGACGTCAGGTGCTCCACCCATTGTTCCAGTGTCTCGGTGTCGTTCAGCTCCCACCACTGCGTCCGCGCCTCCAGGGCCTCCTCGCGCAGCACGCGGCGAAGCTGGGGCGCATCCGCGTGGACCAGCGCCACCAGCCCCGCGCGTGACAGGGCGAGCGCGACCTCCACGTCGCCCGCGACGGTCGCCACGGCGCGGCCAAGGTCGAACAGCCTGCGCTCCAGCGCGAAGGCGCGATTGACGGCCTCCGGTGTCGCGGGGAGCAGGACGATGGCGCCAGCGTGCCCCAGCCGCTGTTCACGCTCGGCCTGGGACACGAGCGACGTGCCCGCGCGGGACACGGACTCGGCCGGGCCCAGCACCATCCCCGCGCCCACCGTGTCGTGGGTGAGGGCGTCGATGACGATGAATGCCCCGGTGCGACGGTTCTCCTGGTACGCGTCGCACAGGAGCGGGCGGCGGCACACCAGTCGCACGCGGCCGATGTCGTTGAGCGCGAGCACCTCCGCGGGCGCCTCCGACAGGTCCTCCAGCTCCTTGCGCCACAGCACGCGCTCGACTTGCGCGGGCGTGGTGCGGGTGCCCTGCTTCACCAGGTAGCGGCGCGTCGCATCCAGCGACTGCTCGCCGAACCACACCAGCATGGCGTCCAGGTGCTGCAGGGACAGCGGCGGCGAGCCCATGTGGGAGAGCACGTCGCCCCGGCTCACGTCCACGTCGTCCGAGAGGCGCAGCGTGACGGACGCTGTCGCGGAGGCGTCCTCGCGCGGACCGTCGAACGTGTCGATGGCCTCCACCCGCGTCCTGCGTCCCGAGGGGAGCACCTGCACCTCGTCCCCCACGCGCACCGTGCCCGAGGCGACCTGACCCGCCAGCCCCCGATAGTCCTGGTGCGGTCGAATCACGTACTGGACGGGGAAGCGGAACGGCGCGCCATCCAGCCGGCGCTGATGCGGCAGGGACTCCAGCCAGCTCAAGAGCGTGCCGCCCTCGTGCCAGGGCGTGTGCGCGCTGGGGCGGGTGATGTTGTCGCCCCGGCTCGCGCTGACGGGGAACAGCCGCACGCCCTCGAAGCCCAGGGTGCGCGCGAAGTCCGCCAGCTCGCTGCCGATGCGCTCGAAGGTGGCGCGCTCATAGCCCACCAGGTCCATCTTGTTCACCGCCACCGCGAGGTAGGGGATGCCCAGGAGCGAGGCGATGTACGCATGTCGCCGCGTCTGCGGCAGCACGCCCAGGCGCGCGTCCACCAGGATGACCCCCGCGTCCGCGGTGGAGGCCCCCGTGGCCATGTTGCGCGTGTACTGAAGGTGTCCCGGCGTGTCCGCGATGATGATCTTCCGCCGCGCCGTGGACAGGTAGCGGTAGGCGACGTCGATGGTGATGCCCTGCTCCCGCTCGGCGCGCAGGCCATCGGTGAAGAGGGAGAAGTCCAGCTCCTCCTCCTCGCCCCCGCCGGCGGCGGCCTTGAGGCCCTGCGCCAGCGCCTCGGTGCGCGCGGCGGCGGCCCGCTTCGCGCTGGCCTTGCGCACGGCGGAGATCTGGTCCTCGAACAGCCCATCGCATTCGTACAGGAGCCGGCCGATGAGCGTGGACTTCCCATCGTCCACCGAGCCCACCACCGCGAGGCGCAGCAGGGCTCGGTGGGCGTGCTCGTCGAGCAGGCGCTGGAGGTCGGGCTGGAGTGGAGCCTGGAGTGCGGTGTCCATCAGAAGTACCCCTCGCGCTTCTTCAGCTCCATGGAGCCTTCTTCGTCGTGGTCGATGAGCCGTCCCTGGCGCTCGGACTGTCGGGCGTGGACCATCTCGTGGATGACGGCCTCCACGGTGGTGGCGGAGGACTCGATGGCGCCGCTGAGCGGGTAGCAACCCAACGTCCTGAAGCGCACCTTGCGCGGCGTGGGCTTCTCGCCGGGACGCAGCCGCATGCGCTCGTCGTCCACCATCAGCAGGGTGCCGTTGCGCTCGATGACGGGGCGCTCGGCGGCGAAGTAGAGCGGCACCACGGGGATTCGCTCGCGCAGCACGTAGTGCCACACGTCCAGCTCCGTCCAGTTGGACAGGGGGAAGACACGCATGCTCTCGCCCGCGTCGACGCGGCCGTTGTAGAGGTTCCACAGCTCTGGGCGCTGACGGCGCGGGTCCCACTGGCCATGTCTGTCCCGGAACGAGAACACCCGCTCCTTGGCGCGGGACTTCTCCTCGTCGCGGCGGGCCCCACCGAAGGCGGCATCGAAGCCGTGCAGCGCGAGCGCCTCCAGCAGGGCCTGCGTCTTCATCGCGTGCGTGTACTTCTGGCTGCCGTGGTCGAACGGGTTGATGCCCTCGGCGAGCGCCTTGCGGTTCTGGTGCACCAGGAGCTTCAGCCCGTGCCGCGCCACGAAGCTGTCCCGGAACGTGTACATGTCCCGGAACTTCCACGTGGTGTCCACGTGCAGCAGGGGGAAGGGCAGGGGCGCGGGATGGAAGGCCTTGCGTGCCAGGTGCAGCAGCACCTGCGAGTCCTTGCCGATGCTGTAGAGCATCACCGGGTTGGCGAACTCGGCCACCGTCTCCCGGAGGATGTGGATGCTCTCCGCCTCCAGCTCCTCCAGGTGTGTGGCGCGCGCGTGCGTCGTGTCAGTCATGTCCGGCCTCCGCCCGACGAGGAAGGGGCTGCTCGGGCGTCGAGTCCCGGCGCGCGGTGAGCGAGGCCAGCCGCGCGCGCAGCGACACCACTTCACCCACGACTAGGAGCGCCGGGGAGCCGAGGCCTGCTTGCCGCGCCTGTCGGGCCACGTCTCCCAGCGTGGCCTCCACCACGCGTTGGTGCTCCCAGGTGCCCGCCTCCACCAGCGCGGCGGGAATCGTCGCCGCGCGGCCCGCGGAGATGAGCGCTGTCGTCGTCTCCTCCAGGCGCTGCCCGGCCATGAACAGCACCAGCGTCTGGGCGCGTGCGAGGAAGGACCAATCCGGCGCGCCTCCCGCGCGGAAGGCGGTGGCGAACGTCACCTCCCCGGACAGGTCCCGATGGGTGACGGGGATGGCCGCGGAGGCGGGGACGGCGATGCCCGCGGACAGGCCGGGCACCACCTCGTAGGAGATGCCCGCGGCCTCCAGCGCGAGCGCTTCCTCCGCGCCTCGCCCGAAGACGAACGGGTCTCCTCCCTTGAGCCGCACCACGGCGCGACCCAGTCGGGCCTGCGCGATGAGCACGGCGTGGATGTCCTCCTGATGGACGGAGTCGCCTCCACCTTCCTTGCCCACGTAGATGAGCCGCGCATGGGGACGCGCGTGCTCCAGGACTCCGGGGTGGATGAGCCGGTCATGCACCACCGTGTCCGCCTCGCGCAGCAGGCGCGCGGCGCGCAGCGTGAGCAGCTCCGGGTCTCCGGGGCCCGCGCCCACCAGGTACACGCGACCTCTCGATGTCTCCTTCATGTGGGCTCTCCCGACGACTTCCAGTGCTTCAATTCCGTGCGCAACCGGGCGAAGGCCCGCGCCTGCTCACCGCGCGCGAGCAGCACGCCCAGGTCTCCCTCCGCCAGTCGCTTGAGCAGCTGCTGGCGACGAGGGCCTCTGGGAAGCTGCCGCCTCAGCCAGCCGCTCAGCCTCGCGAGCAGCACGTGGTGGGGCGCGATGTGCGAGGCGAGGGCGCGGCGAAGGTGCCTCGCCAGCGCGGGGGCCTGACCGGCGGTCGAGACGGCCACGGTGATGGGGCCACGGCGCTCCACGGAGGGCAGCGTGAAGTCACAGAGCTCCGGCTCGTCCGCCGTGTTGACCCAGAGCCCGCGCGCCCGCGCCTCGGTGACGATGCGCTGATTCACGGAGGCGTCATCGGTGGCCGTCAGCACCAGCGTGTGGCCCCGCGTGTCTCCGTCTTCATAGGCACGCGACACCCAGTCCAGCCGGCCTTCTCCGGCCAGCTTCGCGAGGACTTCCGTGACGGAGGGGGCCACGAGCTGGAGGCGTGCGCCCGCCTCGAGGAGGGCCAGGGCTCGGCCCTCGGCGATGGCGCCACCTCCGACGAGCAGGACGCGGCGGCCCTCCAACCGGAGGCAGATGGGGTAGTCGACAGGAATGGCGGTCGTCATGGTGTGGCCTCGGTTCATCGAACGGGGTGGAGGCCGCATTCGCTGTGCTCGCGTGCCTCCCACCACCAGCGGCCCGCGCGTTCGTCTTCGTACGGCTTCACGGCGCGGGTGCAGGGCGCGCAGCCGATGGAGGGGTAGCCCCGGTCATGGAGCGCGTTATAGGGGACGCCGTTCTCCTGGATGTAGGCCCAGACCTGCTGCCGGCTCCACGCGGCCAGGGGGTTGAGCTTGAGCAGTCCGCCGTGCGTCGAATCGAGCTCGGCGACGGAGACGTCCGTGCGGTTGAGGGACTGCTCGCGGCGCAGGCCCGTCAGCCACGCCGCCCTGCCATGCAGCGCGCGACGCAGCGGCGCGACCTTGCGGATGGCGCAGCACTCCTTTCGCGCGGCCAGGTCCTGGCGGAAGGAGAAGTAGCCCCGGGCGGATTCGAGCGCCTCCACCTGGGTGCGCTCGGGGAAGTAGGTCTCCACCTCGATGCCGTAGCGCCTGCGGACGACCTCGATGAGCTCGTAGGTCTCGGGAGGCAGCCGTCCGGTGTCGAGCGTGAAGA
This region includes:
- the cobA gene encoding uroporphyrinogen-III C-methyltransferase, yielding MKETSRGRVYLVGAGPGDPELLTLRAARLLREADTVVHDRLIHPGVLEHARPHARLIYVGKEGGGDSVHQEDIHAVLIAQARLGRAVVRLKGGDPFVFGRGAEEALALEAAGISYEVVPGLSAGIAVPASAAIPVTHRDLSGEVTFATAFRAGGAPDWSFLARAQTLVLFMAGQRLEETTTALISAGRAATIPAALVEAGTWEHQRVVEATLGDVARQARQAGLGSPALLVVGEVVSLRARLASLTARRDSTPEQPLPRRAEAGHD
- a CDS encoding GTP-binding protein; protein product: MDTALQAPLQPDLQRLLDEHAHRALLRLAVVGSVDDGKSTLIGRLLYECDGLFEDQISAVRKASAKRAAAARTEALAQGLKAAAGGGEEEELDFSLFTDGLRAEREQGITIDVAYRYLSTARRKIIIADTPGHLQYTRNMATGASTADAGVILVDARLGVLPQTRRHAYIASLLGIPYLAVAVNKMDLVGYERATFERIGSELADFARTLGFEGVRLFPVSASRGDNITRPSAHTPWHEGGTLLSWLESLPHQRRLDGAPFRFPVQYVIRPHQDYRGLAGQVASGTVRVGDEVQVLPSGRRTRVEAIDTFDGPREDASATASVTLRLSDDVDVSRGDVLSHMGSPPLSLQHLDAMLVWFGEQSLDATRRYLVKQGTRTTPAQVERVLWRKELEDLSEAPAEVLALNDIGRVRLVCRRPLLCDAYQENRRTGAFIVIDALTHDTVGAGMVLGPAESVSRAGTSLVSQAEREQRLGHAGAIVLLPATPEAVNRAFALERRLFDLGRAVATVAGDVEVALALSRAGLVALVHADAPQLRRVLREEALEARTQWWELNDTETLEQWVEHLTSEAGT
- the cysD gene encoding sulfate adenylyltransferase subunit CysD produces the protein MTDTTHARATHLEELEAESIHILRETVAEFANPVMLYSIGKDSQVLLHLARKAFHPAPLPFPLLHVDTTWKFRDMYTFRDSFVARHGLKLLVHQNRKALAEGINPFDHGSQKYTHAMKTQALLEALALHGFDAAFGGARRDEEKSRAKERVFSFRDRHGQWDPRRQRPELWNLYNGRVDAGESMRVFPLSNWTELDVWHYVLRERIPVVPLYFAAERPVIERNGTLLMVDDERMRLRPGEKPTPRKVRFRTLGCYPLSGAIESSATTVEAVIHEMVHARQSERQGRLIDHDEEGSMELKKREGYF
- a CDS encoding precorrin-2 dehydrogenase/sirohydrochlorin ferrochelatase family protein, whose product is MTTAIPVDYPICLRLEGRRVLLVGGGAIAEGRALALLEAGARLQLVAPSVTEVLAKLAGEGRLDWVSRAYEDGDTRGHTLVLTATDDASVNQRIVTEARARGLWVNTADEPELCDFTLPSVERRGPITVAVSTAGQAPALARHLRRALASHIAPHHVLLARLSGWLRRQLPRGPRRQQLLKRLAEGDLGVLLARGEQARAFARLRTELKHWKSSGEPT
- a CDS encoding phosphoadenylyl-sulfate reductase, translated to MSSVQSTSPEIPPLLSEAAALGEASAQTLLEWVEQRLGSRAAIASSFGAEDMVLIDLARKHAPGVRVFTLDTGRLPPETYELIEVVRRRYGIEVETYFPERTQVEALESARGYFSFRQDLAARKECCAIRKVAPLRRALHGRAAWLTGLRREQSLNRTDVSVAELDSTHGGLLKLNPLAAWSRQQVWAYIQENGVPYNALHDRGYPSIGCAPCTRAVKPYEDERAGRWWWEAREHSECGLHPVR
- a CDS encoding assimilatory sulfite reductase (NADPH) flavoprotein subunit — its product is MSVSSPESLTSTPPFLDALLGAERGTQLLRLVEGLDASALHWLSGYAAGLATRAASVQPVASVAPPAETSAAPLTIVYGTQTGNSRLLAERFKQQTERAGLPVRLVRASEYPVRELAREKLLVVVISTQGDGDPPDDARGFCEHLLGKRAPRLEGLRYAVLGLGDSSYPKFCEVGRQLDERLAELGASRLAARADCDLDFEPVATGWLDQTLERAREALEPRTPVVATIVPLRGVPAAAVVSKLAPFAAPVLANQRITGRGALKDVRHVELSLEGSGLEYTPGDALGVWAPNAPELVEAVLTTLRLDASEPVTRDGKTLPLGHWLTEELELTRLSRPFLERQAALSGSEELGALLSPGGSESFRARLRSHQVIDVLRQHPAPWSATELVLALRKQTPRLYSIASSPKRVGAEAHLTVAVVDYTAFGARHLGTASHHLATRETGADSVRVFVERNERFRLPEDGARDVVMIGPGTGVAPFRGFVQERAETGAKGRNWLFFGEQHFRTQFLYQTEWLEALKKKTLHRLSVAFSRDTEAKVYVQQRLRESGKELYAWLEGGAALYVCGDAQRMAPDVHQALVDIVIEHGARGREDAEDWLKTLRDERRYLRDVY